The genomic DNA GTGCCTGCGCCGCGGACGGCGTCGAAGAATTCGACAAGGCCCGCCGGGTCGAGTGCGTCACCCGTCGCTACCGACGCGTCCACCCGGGACCGCAACTCCACCACGCGTTCTCGCTGTTCCTGAAGTTCCCGCTCGCGACGGTCGAGGTCGTCCATCACTTCGGCGAGAAGTTCGTCCAGTCCGAGACCGCGCTCTCCGGCGAGAACGTCGGCGATGTCTTCCAACGCCAGACCGACGGCCACCAGCCGTCGCGCTCGCACCAACAGAACGGCATCCGACACGCTGTACTCGCGATACCCGTTGGCAGAACGGATGGGCTCGGGAAGTACACCGACGCGGTGATAGTGCCGGACGGTGCGGGGCGACACCCCGACGAGTCGAGCCAGCTCTCCGATACGCATGCGATCCATGCAAAACCATGACGCACGGTCAAGGTCAAGCCGGAGCACCGTCGGGCCGACCGGTCATCACTGCCAACGCCGGAAATGAGCGCCGGAGAAACTGCGCTCCGTCCGTACTGTCGCTTCAATGACGCCGCCTTGCGATCCGATGGAGGTCTCTTCGTTGTTCGACACTCCCGAAGAAGCAGCTCTCGACACCTGGCGTTCCTGCCCGGCGGCCCGCGCCCATGTCATCTCGGTCGCACCGAGCCCCCACGCTGACGGTGCACTGTGGGTCACCGTCCAGACCGACGGACACCCGGGGCATCACGACCAGGACATCAATGTCTGCGAGCAGGCGCCCGACGGTCGATGGTTCGCGACCGCGAGCTTCCCGGTCTGAGAGTCATCGCTCGAGGTGTCCGGGACTGTGCGAGCGGGAAACGCGTCACGCCACCTCACTGTCGACCAGGTCGTCCCCTCACCCCCGAGCAGCAGTTGCAGGCCGAGACTAGTGCGGTCGCGGAGCGAGCTTGGTGGTGAGCAGTCACG from Nakamurella flava includes the following:
- a CDS encoding MerR family transcriptional regulator; the encoded protein is MDRMRIGELARLVGVSPRTVRHYHRVGVLPEPIRSANGYREYSVSDAVLLVRARRLVAVGLALEDIADVLAGERGLGLDELLAEVMDDLDRRERELQEQRERVVELRSRVDASVATGDALDPAGLVEFFDAVRGAGTGTATMDKDRQFLSVLPGAAAAQVSDMLADAAADDQAAARLAFLYERFDAVADGPLPGPELIAELSTGILAALPAPLVEQAEAELATGATTDLTWITGELSPGQQLVIDALIALLRGSGSVV